In Desulfobacterales bacterium, the sequence TAATCAGCAAGATAAACACGACAAAGAAGGTCAGAAAACCAGGAATTTCCTTTAGCGACTGAATGGCACCGACCTGAATGGAATTAAGCCCAATGGTGTCAACGGCAAAATTATTAAATAGGGTTTGCCATCCCTGGAAGCCAAATGCCGATGCCATGACCAGCATTACCAAGTATAAATACATTGGGTTTTCTTTGTAACTTTTAAATTGATTCATAATTCACACGTATTACCTATTTTGTTTTTAGGGCTTGATCATAACTGCGGCCATATTTTGCCGTGCGCAGCCTCTGAGTCCCGCCCGTTGCCGGCGTACGACATGGCGCGATCCGGGGAAAAGATGTCGGGGCCATGAAGCGTTAAGAAGCGCAAACGGTTTGAGGCTTGCCGAGTTTTTGCGCTTTAGATTCATGGGCCCGGCATCCCCCGGATCGTGCTGGAGAAGCCGGCAATGGGCGGGACGGACTCCGCGACATGGTGGCCGCAGTTATGATCAAGCCCTGTTTTTAAATAAAAATCACTACCTCCATTGGACAACAAATTATGGCCAATAGCCTCGGTCCATTCGATTTAATTATCATACTGCTAAGCATGATAATGCTCAGTGGTATTTATTTGTCAAGATAATCATACTTGATGGTATTATTTTTCAAGAAAAAAATTAGACAAAACCCAACCCTATCTGACTGGGTCAACTGAAAGAAGGGCTGTTACCGGCATTTTTTTTATATTCTCGGGCTCAAATCTTGAATTAAGGACTAAGGGCTCACTCAAAAATAACTTCCCATTTTAAGCGCCGATGCATCCTGCCTGGCTGCGTTACGAAAGCTCGAAATATGCTTGATATTCCTGCGCTTTCGTGCCTTGCCAAACAGGCGCCTCAACACTTAAAATTGCGAACTTATTTCTGAGCGAACCCTTAGGTGTCAGCAGTTCTTCTTCCCGGATTGAATAATACTCACAAATCACCGCTTTTATTTTGCCAATATCCGGAACAAGAAAGGATGAATCCGGGACTTTTCGATGAATTTTCTCACTAAAAAATTTCTCTTTCACCCGGTTGATGAACTGGCCACTGCCGAATAGGGAGGGCAACTTATTTTTTTCGAAAAGCTCCTTAACATTCTCTGAATCCTCAAAATTTACAAACCGTTTATAGGCTCTTTTTGCCTGCCCGGCCTCTTGAGAAAATATCTAAAAGATAAAAGCGTTATCCAAGCAATCCCATTTTTCAACGCCGGGAAGGTACCCCCTGTGACTGCTCCACAAATACTTGTCCATCGATTGAACGATTCCAGCCCTCAATGGATTTTTGTGAATATAGCGAACCAACTGGAGCAGATAACTGTCGCCGTCAATCAGAATCGCTTTGTAACGGTCGCGAAACAACTGACCGTCACACCCATGCCGCCGATTGTAGCGTTGAGTGTAAACCCCGTTGATATGACGCACACACCGGGATATAAGGGTATGGCCTAAAAACTCACGTATTGTTTGATGATTATTGGCGATGTCATGGCTTTTATCATAGTCCCAGTTGCAATTGAGCCGAATGGTGCCAAGGACCAGAATTTTTCATAAATCCATGCCCGGTCTGCCATTTTTCGGGTAGACTTTTTGGGGAACGATTTCACGCAAAATAGCAAACACGTTGTCACGGGTTTGCCGATCGCTGTAAATGGCTTGCAATCCTAACAGGAGTTGAGGGATTTCACCTCGGCATTGGATGTCAATGGGAATATCGCAGATGTCAACCGGACCAATTTTTAGTTGATTTTCGATCACTTTTCTCATAGCATTTCTCCGTGAAGATTTTCCGGGTTTTACTCATTATATCCGATTCGGTAAAATCGGTTATTTCGTTATTTGTTTTTTTATTTCAGTAAGTTATATGACGAAAATAAGTAAAGCGTGCAGGCCAGATCTGCACAAATCCGGAAAATCTTCATTTCATTATAATGCTATAACCTTTCGTAATTTTAGGCTTTTTCTGTTCTCGTTCAGGCACTATATAGTTAAGAACGTCCATCCCCCAGGGTAAATAACCCACCGTTTTGACCCTTTACTTTGTGGTGGGGCCGCTCTGGAGGACAGGAAACTCAAAAAAACATGGGGGGGATACATATGATCAGTATGCTGCGGCGGTGTCCATGCTTTTTCCAATGTTCATTCAATAGACTATCTATCGCAGGTCTGATTCTTTCGCTGTTTTTTTATTCATCCCTTTTTGCAGGAGAGCCTGCTCTGCAAAAACCCATAGTCTATACCGATCAGGAAAACATAACAGGATGGGTCATGAGTGAAAAACTGGACGGTATCAGGGGATATTGGGATGGAATTCGGATGTATACCCGAAAAGGTACCCCCTTGCACCCACCGCAATGGTTCATAGAAAATTTTCCGCCATTTTCCCTTGACGGCGAACTCTGGAGTAAAAGAGGCGATTTCGAATTTATCCAGTCCGTGGTACTGGACCAGACCCAGGGGGAAGGGTGGAAACACATCACCTATAACATTTTTGAAGTCCCCAATGAAAAAGGCGATTTTCTCTTCCGGCTCAACCGGGCACGCACTTGGTTTAAAGCACATAAAAACAACTACGCTCGGATTATCCCTCAGATTCGGATTAAAGAAAAATCAGACATGGAAAAATTTTTAAAAGAGATTGAATCAGTGGGGGGTGAGGGCGTGATTCTTAAAAACCCGGGCATTCCCTATCACACCGGTCGCAGTCCCCATATCCTTAAAGTGAAAAATTTTCAGGATATGGAGGGGGTTGTTGTCGGCATCAACAAGGGCAAGGGAAAATACAAAAATCTCATGGGGTCAATGACTGTAAAGCTTGAAAATGGCACCACCTTTAATCTGGGTACGGGTTTTAGCGATAAAATCAGACATACCCCGCCGCAACCCGGCTCAACGGTGACGTTTAAATATCATGGACTTACCAAGAACGGAATTCCCAAATTCGCCTCTTTTTTGAGGGTGAGGCAGGACTGAATTTCATGTTTCTTGCTTTGGATCGCTTGATTCTACTCCGCTGCCCCTCTTTTGTCTGACTTTGATCCGTTGGGGAATATAGAATGTCCCCTTGTTCACTCAGGCTCAGAATCTGCTGAATCAACCGGTTGCCGTTCAATTGAAGCAAGGGAACTATCCTGCTCCTGAAAAGGTTTATATTGTCGTAAGATTAACTGGCAATATCATTGAATAATGGAGTTATTGAAGATATGAACTTTCCCCCCCCGCCCAATGTTCATGCGGTTGCAGTGCTGTTTCTCTCAGTTCTTGCGCTGATTTTGTTCACCCGTGAAAAAATACAGCTTGAGTCTTCCAGTTTTCTGATTCTTATTTTTCTTGCTGTTGGGTTTGAACTCTTTCCTTTCAAGGTAGATGGAAACGTTTTACACGCGGTAGATTTTTTTGGTGGTTTCGGACATGAGGCATTGGTTGCTGTTTGTGCCTTAATGATTGCCGGACAGGGTATCGTCCGAACGGGGGCGCTGGAACCGGTGGGGCGAATGTTGGCCAGGCTTTGGAAGATCAGCCCGAACCTCTCCTTGCTGTTAACACTTTTTGTCGGGGCGTTTATCAGTGCGTTCATAAACAATGTTCCTGTCGTTGTTTTGTTTCTTCCCATTTTGATAAATGTATCCCTTCGGACCGGCATGAAAGCGTCCTCGGTTTTGATGCCTCTGGGCTTTGCCACCCTGCTGGGCGGGACGTGTACGACCATTGGGACCTCCACCAATCTGCTGGTGGTCTCAGTGGCTGCAGAGATGGGCTTGAAACGGCTGGAGATGTTTGATTTCATGGTTCCGGCGGTGATTGCCGGAAGCATTGGCATTGCTTATCTCTGGCTCGTTGTACCGCGGATCATACCGGAGAGAAAACTGACCCTGGCTGACACGTCTCCCAGGGTTTTCTTAGCCCATCTCGTTCTTCTTGAGGGGGGAGCTGTTGAGGGTAAAACATTGGCTGAAGCTATAAAAATGGTTGATGGCGAGATGAAGGTCACGCGCGTGGAACGCGGATCTGATAATTTTATAATGCCAATTCCCACCATGATTCTGAAGGCAGGCGATCATCTGATAATTCGTGACACGCCAGAGCGCCTGAAGGAGTTTGAAAAGCTGCTGAAAGGGACTCTCTATACAGATCACCTGACAATCGATCCGGTAGATGATGAACATCCCCTGAAGGCTGAAGATCAACAGATAGCAGAGGTCGTCATCATAGAGGGGTCACGCTTTCAGGGAAGAACGCTCAGCGGTTTGCGGTTTGTGGACCGGTATGGGCTGATTACACTGGCCATACACCGAGCGGGCAAGCCCCTGGAAAAGATGCATGATGAAGTCGGAGATATCCGTTTGAAAGCGGGAGATATCCTTCTGGTTCAGGGGCCCCGTGAGCAGATTGCCAGTTTGAAAAAAGAAAAGAATTTCCTCGTACTGGATGCCACGACGGATTTGCCGTTTGCTCAAAAGGCACCGTTGGCATTGTTTATTATGCTGGGCATCGTTGTGTCGGCCGCCTCTGGGATCATGCCGATAGCAATCAGTGCACCAGCCGGGGCGCTATTGATGATTTTAACCGGTTGCCTGGGATGGCGGGATGCGACAAGTGCCCTGAGTGCGCAGGTCATCCTTATCGTGGTGGCGAGTCTGGCTCTCGGGGCTGCATTATTGAAAACGGGTGCAGCCAATTACCTGGCATTACTGTTTGTGACCCTGGTGGGTGACGCTTCTCCAGCCGTCACGATCAGTGGACTTATGCTTCTGATGGCAATCCTCACC encodes:
- a CDS encoding DNA ligase, giving the protein MFFYSSLFAGEPALQKPIVYTDQENITGWVMSEKLDGIRGYWDGIRMYTRKGTPLHPPQWFIENFPPFSLDGELWSKRGDFEFIQSVVLDQTQGEGWKHITYNIFEVPNEKGDFLFRLNRARTWFKAHKNNYARIIPQIRIKEKSDMEKFLKEIESVGGEGVILKNPGIPYHTGRSPHILKVKNFQDMEGVVVGINKGKGKYKNLMGSMTVKLENGTTFNLGTGFSDKIRHTPPQPGSTVTFKYHGLTKNGIPKFASFLRVRQD
- a CDS encoding SLC13 family permease, which encodes MNFPPPPNVHAVAVLFLSVLALILFTREKIQLESSSFLILIFLAVGFELFPFKVDGNVLHAVDFFGGFGHEALVAVCALMIAGQGIVRTGALEPVGRMLARLWKISPNLSLLLTLFVGAFISAFINNVPVVVLFLPILINVSLRTGMKASSVLMPLGFATLLGGTCTTIGTSTNLLVVSVAAEMGLKRLEMFDFMVPAVIAGSIGIAYLWLVVPRIIPERKLTLADTSPRVFLAHLVLLEGGAVEGKTLAEAIKMVDGEMKVTRVERGSDNFIMPIPTMILKAGDHLIIRDTPERLKEFEKLLKGTLYTDHLTIDPVDDEHPLKAEDQQIAEVVIIEGSRFQGRTLSGLRFVDRYGLITLAIHRAGKPLEKMHDEVGDIRLKAGDILLVQGPREQIASLKKEKNFLVLDATTDLPFAQKAPLALFIMLGIVVSAASGIMPIAISAPAGALLMILTGCLGWRDATSALSAQVILIVVASLALGAALLKTGAANYLALLFVTLVGDASPAVTISGLMLLMAILTNIISNNAAAVIGTPIAISIASQMGQPPEAFVLAVLFGANMSYATPMAYKTNLLVMNAGEYTFNDFLRVGIPLVLIMWVTLSWLLPILYGIS